One window of Medicago truncatula cultivar Jemalong A17 chromosome 2, MtrunA17r5.0-ANR, whole genome shotgun sequence genomic DNA carries:
- the LOC11405708 gene encoding uncharacterized protein, with translation MDSGRGPPKRIRGNHQSPSTLASSFNGIAMRDNATLLSQIHLLDQVGQLGNSWRRPGQSIMVNNGNSHLVPENNLVQHFWPTPHIQGLVMGLGWDGVALNEGVQNRLDGVALNDQMQNLLDIIDLDYDEVEILLDQHQDMRLDMNNMSYEEFIALGERIGSVSTGLHEERITDQLETRVYIPYPNCTNLEELPFNDKEIVVCTICQTEFEDQEKIGILQCKH, from the exons ATGGATTCTGGTAGAGGTCCACCCAAAAGGATTAGAGGAAATCACCAATCTCCTAGTACATTGGCAAGTTCTTTTAATGGGATTGCTATGAGGGATAATGCAACATTGTTATCTCAAATTCACTTGCTCGATCAAGTAGGACAACTTGGTAATTCATGGAGAAGGCCCGGTCAATCAATTATGGTGAATAACGGTAATAGCCATTTAGTTCCTGAAAACAATTTGGTGCAACACTTTTGGCCAACGCCTCATATACaag GTTTGGTTATGGGTTTGGGGTGG GATGGCGTTGCTTTAAATGAGGGAGTGCAAAACCGTCTTGACGGTGTTGCTTTAAATGATCAAATGCAAAATCTTCTTGACATTATTGATTTAGATTATGATGAAGTGGAAATTCTGCTTGATCAACATCAAGACATGCGCCTGGACATGAACAACATGTCTTATGAG GAGTTTATTGCATTGGGTGAGAGGATCGGTAGTGTGAGTACTGGTTTACATGAGGAAAGAATTACGGATCAACTAGAGACAAGAGTCTACATCCCATACCCTAATTGTACTAATTTGGAGGAGTTACCTTTTAACGACAAAGAAATTGTTGTTTGCACAATATGTCAA ACTGAATTTGAAGACCAGGAGAAGATTGGAATCCTTCAATGTAAGCATTAA